A window of Pseudophryne corroboree isolate aPseCor3 chromosome 12, aPseCor3.hap2, whole genome shotgun sequence contains these coding sequences:
- the LOC134980532 gene encoding galectin-related protein A-like isoform X1 has protein sequence MTEIEKCTNTVKYVGDIKGGMKPAMKITIMGLVDVRPKSFTVSLLCSPTDTDEDVAFLLTVNFQDKSIVRNAKFAGTWGAEENKIQFFPFTAGDNFKMEIVCEHQQMRVLLDGQQLCDFTHRVSQLTTVTSLRVTGDIKLTKVA, from the exons ACAGTAAAATATGTTGGTGACATCAAGGGAGGAATGAAGCCAGCCATGAAGATCACAATTATGGGATTAGTGGACGTCAGACCTAAGAG CTTTACCGTCAGCTTGCTGTGCAGTCCTACAGATACAGATGAGGATGTTGCTTTTTTGCTGACAGTCAACTTTCAAGACAAGTCCATAGTCCGAAACGCTAAGTTTGCAGGAACATGGGGTGCAGAGGAAAATAAGATCCAATTCTTCCCTTTCACAGCTGGAGACAACTTTAAG ATGGAAATTGTGTGTGAACACCAGCAGATGCGGGTTCTCTTGGATGGACAGCAACTGTGTGACTTCACACACCGCGTTTCACAGCTGACAACAGTGACAAGCCTCAGAGTAACAGGAGATATTAAACTAACCAAGGTGGCATGA
- the LOC134980532 gene encoding galectin-related protein A-like isoform X2, whose product MHQLKYVGDIKGGMKPAMKITIMGLVDVRPKSFTVSLLCSPTDTDEDVAFLLTVNFQDKSIVRNAKFAGTWGAEENKIQFFPFTAGDNFKMEIVCEHQQMRVLLDGQQLCDFTHRVSQLTTVTSLRVTGDIKLTKVA is encoded by the exons TAAAATATGTTGGTGACATCAAGGGAGGAATGAAGCCAGCCATGAAGATCACAATTATGGGATTAGTGGACGTCAGACCTAAGAG CTTTACCGTCAGCTTGCTGTGCAGTCCTACAGATACAGATGAGGATGTTGCTTTTTTGCTGACAGTCAACTTTCAAGACAAGTCCATAGTCCGAAACGCTAAGTTTGCAGGAACATGGGGTGCAGAGGAAAATAAGATCCAATTCTTCCCTTTCACAGCTGGAGACAACTTTAAG ATGGAAATTGTGTGTGAACACCAGCAGATGCGGGTTCTCTTGGATGGACAGCAACTGTGTGACTTCACACACCGCGTTTCACAGCTGACAACAGTGACAAGCCTCAGAGTAACAGGAGATATTAAACTAACCAAGGTGGCATGA